The Triticum aestivum cultivar Chinese Spring chromosome 3A, IWGSC CS RefSeq v2.1, whole genome shotgun sequence genome includes a region encoding these proteins:
- the LOC123060276 gene encoding cellulose synthase A catalytic subunit 7 [UDP-forming] has protein sequence MAARPSQDAPLQLHTVQTDQPLATVNRLLAALHVALAAAAIAHRGAHVMLAPDLVLLFLWALSQAPMWRPVSRAAFPSRLSRPALPAVDVMVVTADPDKEPAAKVMNTVVSAMALDYPGGRLSVYLSDDAGSPRTLLAARKAYALARAWVPFCRKYGVRCPCPDRFFAGDDQLDLGDHHRQELDDDRLRIKNVYETFKEGVEEVMNDATLSQSWTKADHHAHVEIITDEQGQDSSHSNSGDGDGDEDAMPLLVYVSREKRRSSTHHFKAGALNVLLRVSSLMSNSPYVMVLDCDMYCNSRSSLLEAMCFHLDGRRRADLAFVQFPQMFHNLSSSDIYANELRPIFWTRWKGLDGLRGPILSGTGFCVRRDAVYGAGPGSSQEQFSGVEVGELKRRFGVSNGHIASLRRSGTGSTIVAAGDVLPQDAELVASCDYETGTEWGEDVGFLYQSVVEDYFTGYRQLYCRGWTSVYCFPATGSRPPFLGSVPTNLNDALVQNKRWMSGLLAVGLSRHCPLASAAAISVPQSMGFAYYAFTPLYAFPLLCYATVPQLCFLRGATSFPEAASTLWFAAVFASSSLQHLVEVSVAKRGLAARTWWNEQRFWALNAVTGQIFACLGVALSLVGAGGRAVDFDLTSKASGDRLYRDGVFDFAGCSALLLPATTLCLLNAAALVGGVWKMVGRGGNVSGTGELFLLCYVAALSYPLLQGMFLRRDPARVPARITAVSVAIVATLLSLFG, from the exons ATGGCGGCGAGGCCTTCGCAGGACGCGCCGCTCCAGCTCCACACCGTGCAAACGGACCAGCCCCTCGCCACCGTCAACCGGCTCCTCGCCGCCCTCCACGTGGCGCTCGCCGCCGCGGCCATCGCCCACCGCGGCGCCCACGTGATGCTGGCTCCCGACCTGGTGCTCCTCTTCCTGTGGGCGCTGTCCCAGGCGCCCATGTGGCGCCCCGTCTCGCGCGCCGCCTTCCCGTCCCGGCTCTCGCGCCCCGCCCTCCCGGCCGTGGACGTGATGGTTGTCACGGCCGACCCGGACAAGGAGCCCGCGGCGAAGGTGATGAACACGGTGGTCTCCGCCATGGCGCTCGACTACCCGGGCGGTCGGCTCAGCGTGTACCTCTCCGACGACGCCGGGTCGCCGCGGACCCTGCTAGCGGCCAGGAAGGCCTACGCCTTGGCCAGGGCCTGGGTGCCCTTCTGCAGGAAGTACGGCGTGCGGTGCCCGTGCCCCGACAGGTTCTTCGCCGGCGACGATCAGCTCGACCTCGGCGATCACCACCGGCAAGAGCTCGACGACGACAGGCTAAGAATCAAG AATGTGTATGAGACGTTCAAAGAGGGTGTCGAGGAGGTGATGAACGACGCAACTCTTTCTCAGAGTTGGACAAAAGCAGATCACCATGCTCACGTTgag ATCATCACCGATGAGCAAGGGCAAGACAGTAGCCACAGCaactccggcgacggcgacggggacgaggacgCCATGCCCTTGCTGGTCTACGTGTCTCGCGAGAAGCGGAGGTCGTCGACtcaccacttcaaagccggcgcacTCAACGTCCTT CTCCGGGTGTCGAGCCTGATGAGCAACTCGCCGTACGTGATGGTGCTGGACTGCGACATGTACTGCAACAGCCGGAGCTCCCTCCTCGAGGCCATGTGCTTCCACCTcgacggccgccgccgcgccgaccTCGCCTTCGTGCAGTTCCCTCAGATGTTCCACAACCTCAGCAGCAGCGACATCTACGCCAACGAGCTCAGGCCCATCTTCTGG ACGCGGTGGAAAGGCTTGGACGGCCTCCGGGGCCCGATCCTCTCCGGCACCGGCTTCTGCGTCAGGAGAGACGCCGTCTACGGCGCCGGGCCGGGCAGCTCACAGGAGCAGTTCTCCGGTGTGGAGGTCGGCGAGCTGAAGAGGAGGTTTGGCGTCTCGAATGGTCACATAGCGTCGCTGCGCCGATCCGGGACCGGGAGCACCATTGTTGCTGCAGGTGATGTTCTCCCGCAAGATGCAGAGTTGGTGGCTTCCTGTGATTACGAGACGGGCACCGAATGGGGCGAGGATGTGGGCTTCTTGTACCAGTCGGTGGTGGAGGACTACTTCACCGGCTACCGGCAGCTCTACTGCCGTGGGTGGACGTCCGTCTACTGCTTCCCGGCGACGGGGTCGAGGCCGCCGTTCCTCGGCAGCGTGCCCACCAACCTCAACGACGCGCTGGTGCAGAACAAGCGGTGGATGTCCGGCTTGCTCGCCGTCGGCCTGTCCAGGCACTGccccctcgcctccgccgccgccatctccgtgCCTCAGAGCATGGGCTTCGCATACTACGCCTTCACGCCATTGTACGCCTTCCCCTTGCTCTGCTACGCCACCGTGCCGCAGCTCTGTTTCCTCCGCGGCGCCACGTCGTTCCCAGAGGCGGCTTCGACGCTCTGGTTCGCCGCCGTGTTCGCGTCGTCGTCGCTGCAGCACCTGGTGGAGGTGTCGGTGGCCAAGCGTGGGCTGGCGGCGAGGACGTGGTGGAACGAGCAGAGGTTCTGGGCACTCAACGCCGTGACGGGCCAGATCTTCGCCTGCCTCGGCGTCGCCCTCAGCCTGGTCGGCGCCGGGGGCCGGGCGGTGGACTTCGACCTCACCAGCAAGGCGTCCGGCGACAGGCTGTACCGGGACGGCGTGTTCGACTTCGCCGGATGCTCGGCGCTGCTCCTGCCGGCCACCACGCTCTGCCTGCTCAACGCTGCAGCGCTCGTCGGCGGGGTCTGGAAGATGGTCGGCAGGGGCGGCAACGTGTCCGGCACCGGCGAGCTGTTCCTCCTCTGCTACGTCGCGGCACTTAGCTATCCGCTGCTGCAAGGGATGTTCCTCAGGCGCGATCCTGCAAGAGTTCCTGCGCGGATCACGGCAGTGTCCGTCGCCATTGTTGCCACTCTGCTATCCTTGTTTGGTTAG